The Lutibacter profundi genome includes a region encoding these proteins:
- a CDS encoding elongation factor G, with protein sequence MKIYDDKHIKNVAIVGANKSGKTTLAETMLFEAGLVKRRGSVENKNTVSDYHEIEQERETSIFATPLHTEWRNYKINLIDTPGLDDFIGEIASTMRVADSVIVVVNAQQGVEVGTEIIWNYVDRFSLPTVFAINQIDSPNADFEESFKSIVNLIGKHAIKIQYPIIVDGAQCIIDVLKMKMYKFGPNGGKPEKLEIPEDQKELANKLQNELIEKAAENDEDLMELYFDKGTLNEDEMREGIKKGMLNHELFPVFCISALNDMGSGRLMGFIDNVAPSSADLKPEQSVEGETIECKSDAPTSLFIFKTLYEPNLGQISFFKVKSGEIKQNDKLENSRNEEIEIVNQLFIMDGKNREPVEKLCAGDIGATLKLKYTKTNDTLRTKGSNITIKPIHFPEPRINKSITAADKNDEEKLNDALKKIHNQDPTVIIKYSKELKQQILSCQGELHLATIDWTLQKIYGIKANFEQPRITYRETIQRSATTSYKHKKQSGGSGQFGEVHIKIEPYFEGMPEPDGFNIRGKEVVDLEWGGKLVFYNCIVGGVIDTRYLPSVLKGILEVMEEGPLTKSYARDIRVMLFDGKMHAVDSNDISFKIAAAHAFKEAFLNAKPKLLEPIHEITVKVPEELMGNVMTDLQSRRSIILGMDSDGKYQTIKAKTPLAEMYKYSTTLRSITQGRGSFSTKFSSFELVPNNVQEELIKKNKE encoded by the coding sequence TTGCCACCCCACTTCATACTGAATGGCGTAACTACAAAATAAATCTTATTGACACTCCTGGTTTAGACGATTTTATAGGTGAAATTGCTTCAACAATGCGCGTTGCAGATTCGGTTATTGTAGTTGTAAACGCACAACAAGGTGTTGAAGTTGGTACTGAAATAATTTGGAATTATGTAGATAGATTTTCTTTACCAACAGTTTTTGCCATAAACCAAATAGATAGCCCAAATGCTGATTTTGAAGAAAGCTTTAAAAGTATTGTTAATTTAATAGGAAAACACGCAATTAAAATTCAATACCCTATTATTGTTGATGGTGCACAGTGTATTATTGATGTTCTTAAAATGAAAATGTACAAGTTTGGACCTAACGGTGGTAAACCTGAAAAATTAGAAATTCCTGAAGACCAAAAAGAATTAGCCAATAAACTACAAAATGAATTGATTGAAAAAGCTGCCGAAAATGATGAAGATTTAATGGAATTGTATTTTGATAAGGGTACCTTAAATGAAGATGAAATGAGAGAAGGAATAAAAAAAGGAATGTTAAATCATGAGTTATTTCCTGTTTTTTGTATTTCTGCACTAAATGATATGGGAAGTGGTAGATTAATGGGATTTATTGATAACGTTGCGCCATCATCAGCAGATTTAAAACCAGAGCAAAGTGTTGAAGGTGAAACCATTGAATGTAAGTCTGACGCACCAACATCATTATTTATTTTCAAAACTTTATATGAACCAAATCTAGGGCAAATTAGCTTCTTTAAAGTAAAATCTGGAGAAATTAAACAAAATGATAAATTGGAAAACTCTAGAAATGAAGAAATTGAAATAGTAAATCAATTGTTCATTATGGATGGTAAAAATCGTGAACCTGTTGAAAAATTATGCGCAGGAGATATTGGGGCTACATTAAAACTAAAGTATACTAAAACAAATGACACTTTAAGAACCAAAGGTTCAAACATTACAATTAAACCTATACATTTTCCAGAACCAAGAATAAATAAATCGATAACTGCAGCTGATAAAAATGATGAAGAAAAATTAAACGATGCTCTTAAAAAAATTCACAATCAAGACCCTACAGTTATTATCAAATATTCAAAAGAATTAAAACAACAAATTTTATCTTGTCAAGGTGAGTTACATTTAGCAACTATAGATTGGACTTTACAAAAAATATATGGTATAAAAGCCAATTTTGAGCAACCACGAATAACATATAGAGAAACAATTCAACGCTCTGCAACTACTAGTTACAAACACAAAAAACAATCAGGAGGATCGGGTCAATTTGGCGAAGTTCATATCAAAATAGAACCTTATTTTGAAGGAATGCCTGAACCAGATGGGTTTAACATAAGAGGTAAGGAAGTAGTAGATTTAGAATGGGGAGGTAAATTGGTATTTTATAATTGTATTGTTGGAGGTGTTATTGACACACGCTACTTACCTTCAGTTTTAAAAGGAATTTTAGAGGTTATGGAAGAAGGCCCTTTAACAAAATCTTACGCAAGAGACATTAGGGTTATGCTTTTTGATGGTAAAATGCATGCTGTTGATTCTAATGATATTTCATTTAAAATTGCAGCTGCACACGCTTTTAAAGAAGCTTTTTTAAATGCTAAACCTAAATTACTAGAACCTATACATGAAATTACTGTGAAAGTTCCTGAAGAATTAATGGGGAATGTTATGACTGACCTACAGTCTAGAAGATCAATTATACTAGGTATGGATAGTGATGGTAAATATCAAACCATTAAAGCTAAAACACCATTGGCAGAAATGTATAAATATTCAACAACTTTAAGATCTATAACCCAAGGTAGAGGAAGTTTTAGCACTAAATTTTCAAGTTTTGAATTGGTACCTAACAATGTTCAAGAAGAACTTATAAAAAAGAATAAAGAATAG